From a single Oreochromis niloticus isolate F11D_XX linkage group LG4, O_niloticus_UMD_NMBU, whole genome shotgun sequence genomic region:
- the eps8l1a gene encoding epidermal growth factor receptor kinase substrate 8-like protein 1a isoform X2, producing the protein MSTSPPLVLPRRTSGVRVMVLKGQQELPDGVPKKSGKENGTSGESNQMPPLNADREVEIMNHCFDDVERFMSRLQQAAEAQTVLNQRKKKNERKTRKDKKAQEDSLLTMKASPPPEEEFVNIFQKIKYSFSLLMVKTTGGPALAASIISPALTSGAVKLLQEHLTLEENELWTSLGTNWTSPCSHLGVTVPPYTPVFLDGWKPQTHDSTGQPFQDPIELQHKVDAFNETKQKQSQQEQAQQAAQSPRDGKGHAHGESHYRCSYDFVARNSSELSVLKGETLEVIDSSKRWWKCRNSYGEIGFVPFNILEPVSALNNTGKDGSVVHSGSQAGPVPGSKRYSYTPTSGGPTTTNPAVRPQSMVLPSAGMQGDEPDRVLIMNDELLQRIARRRGSFQQTADNSTPLNYDSPSSEVAAWLTAKGFSSLTVKSLGILNGAQLFSLNKQEFVAVSPEEGENVYSHIMAEKTLLENARKL; encoded by the exons ATGTCAACATCACCTCCATTGGTGCTACCTAGAAGGACTTCAGGTGTCCGAGTTATGGTCCTGAAAGGACAGCAGGAGCTTCCTGATGGGGTTCCTAAGAAGTCTGGCAAAG AGAATGGTACCAGTGGGGAGTCGAATCAGATGCCTCCACTGAATGCAGACAGAGAAGTG GAGATTATGAACCACTGCTTTGACGATGTGGAGCGATTCATGTCGCGCTTACAACAGGCGGCAGAAGCCCAGACTGTCCTCAaccaaaggaaaaagaaaaatgagaggaAGACCAGGAAGGATAAGAAGGCCCAAGAAG ATAGTTTGTTGACCATGAAAGCCAGTCCTCCACCAGAAGAAGAGTTTGTGAACATCTTTCAGAAAATCAAGTACtccttcagtctgctg ATGGTGAAAACCACTGGAGGACCAGCATTAGCTGCATCCATCATCAGTCCTGCTTTGACCAGTGGTGCCGTTAAACTGCTCCAGGAACATCTGACTTTAGAGGAAAATGAGCTGTGGACTTCACTGGGGACCAACTGGACTTCAccctg CTCCCACCTCGGCGTGACTGTTCCTCCATATACACCTGTCTTTCTGGATGGGTGGAAGCCTCAGACTCATGACTCTACTGGCCAGCCTTTTCAAGATCCCATCGAGCTTCAGCACAAAGTAGATGCTTTCAATGAAaccaagcagaaacaaagcCAGCAGGAACAAGCTCAACAGGCAGCACAGAGCCCCAG agaCGGAAAAGGACATGCACacggtgagagccattatcGATGCAGTTACGACTTTGTCGCCAGAAACAGCAGTGAACTCTCTGTGCTAAAAGGAGAAACACTTGAG GTGATTGACTCATCAAAACGTTGGTGGAAGTGTCGGAACAGCTATGGCGAGATAGGATTTGTTCCCTTTAACATTTTGGAGCCTGTGTCTGCTCTGAATAACACGGGGAAAGACGGCTCAGTGGTGCACAGTGGGTCACAG GCAGGTCCTGTCCCTGGCTCAAAGCGCTACTCATACACCCCAACAAGCGGGGGTCCCACTACAACAAATCCAGCAGTGCGACCTCAAAGCATGGTTTTACCATCTGCAGGGATGCAGGGAGATGAACCTGACAGAG TTCTGATAATGAATGATGAGCTTCTACAAAGGATAGCCCGGAGAAGAGGCTCATTTCAACAGACAGCTGATAACTCTACACCTCTGAACTATGACTCTCCATCTTCTGAGGTGGCAGCCTGGCTTACTGCCAAAGGCTTCAGCTCACT GACTGTTAAGAGCCTGGGAATTTTAAATGGAGCGCAGCTGTTCTCCCTAAATAAGCAGGAGTTTGTTGCGGTGTCACCAGAAGAGGGTGAAAACGTTTACAGCCACATAATGGCAGAGAAGACTCTGCTTGAG AATGCACGAAAACTTTAG
- the eps8l1a gene encoding epidermal growth factor receptor kinase substrate 8-like protein 1a isoform X1 — translation MSTSPPLVLPRRTSGVRVMVLKGQQELPDGVPKKSGKENGTSGESNQMPPLNADREVEIMNHCFDDVERFMSRLQQAAEAQTVLNQRKKKNERKTRKDKKAQEDSLLTMKASPPPEEEFVNIFQKIKYSFSLLDRLKSSISQPNAQELLHHIFVPLRLMVKTTGGPALAASIISPALTSGAVKLLQEHLTLEENELWTSLGTNWTSPCSHLGVTVPPYTPVFLDGWKPQTHDSTGQPFQDPIELQHKVDAFNETKQKQSQQEQAQQAAQSPRDGKGHAHGESHYRCSYDFVARNSSELSVLKGETLEVIDSSKRWWKCRNSYGEIGFVPFNILEPVSALNNTGKDGSVVHSGSQAGPVPGSKRYSYTPTSGGPTTTNPAVRPQSMVLPSAGMQGDEPDRVLIMNDELLQRIARRRGSFQQTADNSTPLNYDSPSSEVAAWLTAKGFSSLTVKSLGILNGAQLFSLNKQEFVAVSPEEGENVYSHIMAEKTLLENARKL, via the exons ATGTCAACATCACCTCCATTGGTGCTACCTAGAAGGACTTCAGGTGTCCGAGTTATGGTCCTGAAAGGACAGCAGGAGCTTCCTGATGGGGTTCCTAAGAAGTCTGGCAAAG AGAATGGTACCAGTGGGGAGTCGAATCAGATGCCTCCACTGAATGCAGACAGAGAAGTG GAGATTATGAACCACTGCTTTGACGATGTGGAGCGATTCATGTCGCGCTTACAACAGGCGGCAGAAGCCCAGACTGTCCTCAaccaaaggaaaaagaaaaatgagaggaAGACCAGGAAGGATAAGAAGGCCCAAGAAG ATAGTTTGTTGACCATGAAAGCCAGTCCTCCACCAGAAGAAGAGTTTGTGAACATCTTTCAGAAAATCAAGTACtccttcagtctgctg GACCGCCTGAAGTCATCCATCTCACAGCCCAATGCCCAAGAGCTGCTCCACCACATCTTTGTGCCTCTCAGACTA ATGGTGAAAACCACTGGAGGACCAGCATTAGCTGCATCCATCATCAGTCCTGCTTTGACCAGTGGTGCCGTTAAACTGCTCCAGGAACATCTGACTTTAGAGGAAAATGAGCTGTGGACTTCACTGGGGACCAACTGGACTTCAccctg CTCCCACCTCGGCGTGACTGTTCCTCCATATACACCTGTCTTTCTGGATGGGTGGAAGCCTCAGACTCATGACTCTACTGGCCAGCCTTTTCAAGATCCCATCGAGCTTCAGCACAAAGTAGATGCTTTCAATGAAaccaagcagaaacaaagcCAGCAGGAACAAGCTCAACAGGCAGCACAGAGCCCCAG agaCGGAAAAGGACATGCACacggtgagagccattatcGATGCAGTTACGACTTTGTCGCCAGAAACAGCAGTGAACTCTCTGTGCTAAAAGGAGAAACACTTGAG GTGATTGACTCATCAAAACGTTGGTGGAAGTGTCGGAACAGCTATGGCGAGATAGGATTTGTTCCCTTTAACATTTTGGAGCCTGTGTCTGCTCTGAATAACACGGGGAAAGACGGCTCAGTGGTGCACAGTGGGTCACAG GCAGGTCCTGTCCCTGGCTCAAAGCGCTACTCATACACCCCAACAAGCGGGGGTCCCACTACAACAAATCCAGCAGTGCGACCTCAAAGCATGGTTTTACCATCTGCAGGGATGCAGGGAGATGAACCTGACAGAG TTCTGATAATGAATGATGAGCTTCTACAAAGGATAGCCCGGAGAAGAGGCTCATTTCAACAGACAGCTGATAACTCTACACCTCTGAACTATGACTCTCCATCTTCTGAGGTGGCAGCCTGGCTTACTGCCAAAGGCTTCAGCTCACT GACTGTTAAGAGCCTGGGAATTTTAAATGGAGCGCAGCTGTTCTCCCTAAATAAGCAGGAGTTTGTTGCGGTGTCACCAGAAGAGGGTGAAAACGTTTACAGCCACATAATGGCAGAGAAGACTCTGCTTGAG AATGCACGAAAACTTTAG